The Apodemus sylvaticus chromosome 22, mApoSyl1.1, whole genome shotgun sequence genome includes a region encoding these proteins:
- the Alkbh4 gene encoding alpha-ketoglutarate-dependent dioxygenase alkB homolog 4 isoform X1 — protein MAAAAAEVPHLQECGCKGIRTCLICERQRQRDPSWHLSPQKKCRFLYCPDTGWALGAEGSGFEGWAFPFPGVTLVQDFVTPEEEAELVCLMDRDPWKLSQSGRRKQDYGPKVNFRKQKLKMAGFRGLPCFSQKVVRRMGRYPGLEDFRPVEQCNLDYSPERGSAIDPHLDDAWLWGERLVSLNLLSATVVSMSPEAPGSLPLCSAPSVGPGAFEDSIVAPSRSVPCQEVEVAISVPRRSLLVLTGAARHQWTHAIHRRHITARRVCATFRELSNEFLPGGKQQELGQELLQAALSFQGRPV, from the exons ATGGCGGCGGCAGCGGCTGAAGTTCCTCATTTGCAGGAGTGCGGCTGTAAGGGCATCCGGACCTGTCTTATCTGCGAGAGACAACGCCAGAGGGACCCGTCCTGGCATCTCTCCCCTCAG AAAAAATGCCGTTTCCTCTACTGCCCGGACACAGGCTGGGCCCTGGGGGCAGAGGGCTCTGGCTTTGAGGGTTGGGCATTCCCCTTCCCAGGAGTGACACTGGTCCAGGACTTTGTGACTCCAGAGGAAGAAGCTGAGCTGGTGTGTCTGATGGACCGTGACCCCTGGAAGCTCTCGCAGTCCGGGAGGAGGAAGCAG GACTATGGCCCTAAAGTCAATTTTCGGAAGCAGAAGCTGAAGATGGCGGGCTTCCGGGGCCTCCCCTGCTTTAGCCAGAAGGTAGTCCGGAGAATGGGCCGTTACCCGGGGCTGGAGGACTTCCGGCCTGTGGAACAGTGTAATCTGGACTACAGCCCCGAGCGGGGCTCTGCCATCGACCCCCACCTGGACGACGCCTGGCTGTGGGGGGAGCGGCTGGTGAGCCTCAACCTCCTGTCGGCCACAGTGGTGTCCATGTCTCCAGAGGCCCCTGGCAGCCTGCCCCTCTGCTCAGCCCCCTCCGTCGGACCTGGTGCTTTTGAGGACAGCATCGTGGCCCCTAGCAGGTCTGTCCCCTGCCAGGAGGTGGAGGTGGCCATCTCGGTACCCCGCCGCTCCCTGCTGGTGCTTACAGGGGCCGCTCGGCACCAGTGGACACATGCCATCCACCGCAGACACATCACGGCCCGCCGTGTGTGCGCCACCTTCAGGGAGCTGTCCAACGAGTTCCTGCCCGGAGGGAAGCAGCAAGAACTGGGCCAAGAACTGCTACAGGCTGCGCTCTCGTTCCAGGGGAGGCCGGTGTGA
- the Alkbh4 gene encoding alpha-ketoglutarate-dependent dioxygenase alkB homolog 4 isoform X2 — MDRDPWKLSQSGRRKQDYGPKVNFRKQKLKMAGFRGLPCFSQKVVRRMGRYPGLEDFRPVEQCNLDYSPERGSAIDPHLDDAWLWGERLVSLNLLSATVVSMSPEAPGSLPLCSAPSVGPGAFEDSIVAPSRSVPCQEVEVAISVPRRSLLVLTGAARHQWTHAIHRRHITARRVCATFRELSNEFLPGGKQQELGQELLQAALSFQGRPV, encoded by the exons ATGGACCGTGACCCCTGGAAGCTCTCGCAGTCCGGGAGGAGGAAGCAG GACTATGGCCCTAAAGTCAATTTTCGGAAGCAGAAGCTGAAGATGGCGGGCTTCCGGGGCCTCCCCTGCTTTAGCCAGAAGGTAGTCCGGAGAATGGGCCGTTACCCGGGGCTGGAGGACTTCCGGCCTGTGGAACAGTGTAATCTGGACTACAGCCCCGAGCGGGGCTCTGCCATCGACCCCCACCTGGACGACGCCTGGCTGTGGGGGGAGCGGCTGGTGAGCCTCAACCTCCTGTCGGCCACAGTGGTGTCCATGTCTCCAGAGGCCCCTGGCAGCCTGCCCCTCTGCTCAGCCCCCTCCGTCGGACCTGGTGCTTTTGAGGACAGCATCGTGGCCCCTAGCAGGTCTGTCCCCTGCCAGGAGGTGGAGGTGGCCATCTCGGTACCCCGCCGCTCCCTGCTGGTGCTTACAGGGGCCGCTCGGCACCAGTGGACACATGCCATCCACCGCAGACACATCACGGCCCGCCGTGTGTGCGCCACCTTCAGGGAGCTGTCCAACGAGTTCCTGCCCGGAGGGAAGCAGCAAGAACTGGGCCAAGAACTGCTACAGGCTGCGCTCTCGTTCCAGGGGAGGCCGGTGTGA